One window of the Torulaspora delbrueckii CBS 1146 chromosome 6, complete genome genome contains the following:
- the GAA1 gene encoding GPI-anchor transamidase subunit GAA1 (similar to Saccharomyces cerevisiae GAA1 (YLR088W); ancestral locus Anc_8.261), which translates to MSLIGKLHRRVIDLGLVPKIVAALPLLSMLFAVVSVGWLALLPLEGRYRRTYISENALLPSQAYSYFRETEWNTLRGYRTQIERLANSTSRERNEEVAGWLREFGVKTAIYQDEKHGDTLYGVLHAQRGDGTEAVILAAPWTNADGMVNLSGVSIGIALTRFFSRWPVWSKNIIVVLSENPKGSMRSWVEAYHTSLDLTGGSIEAAVVLDYPGVNDYFDHVEIHYDGLNGEEPNLDLVNIAISITEHEGMKVSLHGVSCDKISDNDFWSRLLIMLTGIKNAALSGLRKVNGNEAFSGWRIQAVTLKAHGTEGRHDVTTFGRIPEAMFRSINNLLEKFHQSFFFYILLAPRYFVSISSYLPCAVTLSISFALASLDAMINNNYKKLPLSSTYNLLSLSMWCISLLGCFGIAQLFLRFDAPTILISFSALISFLPLLLKKKIAEPLAYRLKSVAFLFFSLVLTSLLMVNFFLAFAMGLTAFPMTLVRTSSLNNYSLRIKLKNSILLLLSNPFIASYIFCQCFEPDLPGFTVFTEFATAWKELGCWTWFVICIGWLPSWLMVALSTLNTQPAQLDDRKKKFQ; encoded by the coding sequence ATGTCATTGATTGGCAAACTGCATAGGAGAGTAATTGATCTGGGCTTGGTACCCAAAATTGTGGCTGCTTTGCCgcttctttcaatgctttTCGCAGTAGTGAGCGTTGGTTGGTTGGCGTTGTTGCCCTTGGAGGGCCGTTACAGACGAACTTATATATCTGAGAATGCATTACTACCCTCTCAGGCTTATAGTTATTTCCGAGAAACTGAATGGAATACTTTGAGGGGATACCGTACTCAGATTGAGAGGCTGGCGAACAGTACAAGCCGCGAGAGGAACGAAGAAGTTGCCGGCTGGTTACGTGAATTTGGAGTTAAAACGGCTATCTACCAGGATGAGAAACATGGGGATACACTTTATGGTGTACTACATGCCCAGAGAGGAGATGGAACAGAGGCAGTAATCCTTGCTGCTCCCTGGACGAACGCGGACGGGATGGTCAATCTTAGTGGGGTCTCAATTGGAATTGCATTGACCAGATTCTTCTCTCGTTGGCCTGTTTGGTCTAAAAACATTATCGTTGTGTTAAGCGAGAATCCCAAGGGATCTATGCGGTCCTGGGTCGAAGCATACCACACATCTCTAGATTTGACTGGCGGTTCAATTGAAGCGGCAGTAGTGTTGGATTATCCCGGAGTGAATGATTACTTTGATCATGTTGAGATTCACTACGATGGGTTGAATGGGGAAGAACCCAATCTGGATCTAGTCAACATAGCAATATCCATTACTGAGCATGAAGGAATGAAAGTTTCACTACATGGTGTTTCATGCGACAAGATATCTGATAACGATTTCTGGTCGAGACTTCTGATTATGTTGACCGGCATCAAGAATGCTGCTTTGTCCGGATTGCGTAAAGTTAATGGTAACGAGGCCTTTAGTGGATGGAGAATACAGGCGGTGACACTCAAAGCGCACGGAACAGAAGGTAGACACGATGTAACAACGTTTGGCCGTATTCCAGAAGCTATGTTCAGATCTATTAACAATttacttgaaaaattccatcAATCGTTTTTCTTTTACATTTTATTGGCTCCAAGATACTTCGTCTCGATAAGTAGCTATTTGCCCTGCGCGGTGACACTTTCCATCTCTTTTGCACTAGCATCATTAGATGCTATGATCAACAACAATTATAAAAAGCTTCCCTTGTCGTCAACTTACAATTTATTGTCATTATCAATGTGGTGCATAAGTTTGCTAGGATGCTTTGGAATAGCTCAGTTGTTCCTAAGGTTTGATGCACCTACTATTTTGATTTCATTCAGTGCATTGATATCATTTTTGCCATTACTACtcaaaaagaagatagCAGAACCACTCGCGTACAGGTTAAAATCGGTTGCTTTCTTATTTTTCAGCTTAGTTCTCACATCCTTACTAATGGTGAACTTCTTCCTGGCTTTCGCGATGGGTCTTACCGCCTTCCCCATGACATTAGTGAGAACATCCTCCTTAAACAACTACAGCCTACgcatcaaattgaaaaatagCATACTGCTACTACTGTCCAACCCCTTCATTGCCTCATATATCTTTTGCCAATGCTTTGAACCAGACTTACCAGGGTTTACTGTATTCACAGAGTTTGCAACTGCCTGGAAAGAGCTAGGTTGTTGGACCTGGTTTGTTATTTGCATCGGGTGGCTTCCAAGTTGGTTAATGGTAGCCCTATCAACACTAAACACACAACCAGCACAATTAGACGACcgaaagaagaagtttcagTGA
- the FOB1 gene encoding replication fork barrier binding protein FOB1 (similar to Saccharomyces cerevisiae FOB1 (YDR110W); ancestral locus Anc_8.262), protein MASKKPTTLQRRNVLFDEAHSDTQEDKILDEYNGVKSQFLAPSMGESYKEYANSYMNMELLERGEQDLLKYQESINGQVLHPIYELIRTNSLTPETLASNSDKWDKDSAESKYMFLMRRYYAENGIVRDRRKGDKIVCEPLCIFDLIMCAHLMNDHMTYRPIYTCLNKIYSNITRDFVQMAVRYCSSCNPDGHFRPLEKYRHKNIFKGLLPLERVHIEIFEVFDNESISNKFTNVLYCRDYHTRFVWLAPLKNTKFKHLVSAVGTLLLGMTYVPIFMESSTLDKQDLFDICEQLCGKYNMKLGLGANSSSQFHINGIKRMKKLLNTRKVDCISDWNMCLRYGPYHLNRRHNTLAGGIPNDLLYHSDHTNRKHFRPKQEMIIDELPAQNVVHVNKGLLYLEDENSDVFEEEEEQDDNESDDSEMSPGLPPGRIINSATQTPERSVEAMHHSPEISEPNTSFYQELVSPSKKRSRLAQ, encoded by the coding sequence ATGGCCAGCAAGAAGCCGACTACATTACAGCGGCGTAATGTATTATTTGATGAAGCCCATAGCGATACACAGGAGGATAAAATACTGGATGAATATAATGGAGTAAAATCTCAATTCTTAGCTCCTTCCATGGGAGAATCGTACAAAGAATATGCCAATTCCTATATGAACATGGAATTGTTGGAAAGAGGCGAAcaagatttgttgaagtaCCAGGAATCAATTAATGGTCAAGTCCTGCATCCAATCTATGAATTGATTAGGACCAATTCTCTCACCCCAGAGACCTTAGCATCAAACAGTGATAAATGGGATAAAGATAGTGCAGAATCCAAGTATATGTTTTTGATGAGGCGATATTATGCAGAGAATGGGATTGTGAGAGATAGAAGGAAAGGTGACAAAATTGTCTGTGAGCCGCTGTGTATATTTGACCTCATAATGTGTGCCCATCTAATGAATGACCATATGACTTATAGACCCATATACACATGTTTGAATAAAATATACTCTAATATTACTCGAGATTTTGTTCAAATGGCGGTAAGATATTGTTCAAGCTGTAATCCTGATGGACATTTTAGACCGTTGGAAAAATACAGACATAAGAATATCTTTAAAGGATTACTACCATTAGAAAGGGTTCATATTGAGATTTTCGAGGTGTTTGATAATGAGTCCATCTCTAACAAATTCACAAATGTTCTTTACTGCAGAGATTATCATACTAGGTTTGTATGGCTCGCACCATTGAAGAataccaaattcaagcatCTCGTTTCAGCGGTTGGGACGTTATTACTAGGCATGACTTACGTCCCGATCTTTATGGAATCCAGCACGCTCGACAAACAAGATTTATTTGACATATGCGAACAACTGTGTGGAAAGTATAATATGAAACTTGGACTAGGTGCGAACAGCTCTTCACAGTTCCATATTAACGGTATtaagaggatgaagaaattgctaAATACACGGAAGGTCGATTGTATCTCAGACTGGAACATGTGCTTAAGATACGGTCCCTATCACTTGAACAGACGCCATAACACCTTAGCAGGAGGAATACCCAATGATCTCCTTTACCATTCTGACCATACCAACAGAAAACATTTTAGGCCGAAGCAAGAGATGATCATTGATGAGCTGCCGGCCCAAAATGTGGTACATGTTAATAAGGGCCTGCTTTACCTGGAAGACGAAAATTCGGAcgtctttgaagaagaagaagagcaagatgATAATGAGAGCGATGATAGTGAGATGAGTCCAGGCCTACCACCAGGAAGAATCATAAATAGTGCTACGCAGACCCCGGAGAGGAGTGTGGAGGCCATGCACCATAGTCCCGAGATTTCTGAGCCTAATACATCTTTTTACCAAGAGTTGGTTTCCCCGTCCAAGAAAAGATCTCGATTAGCGCAGTAA
- the ALT2 gene encoding alanine transaminase ALT2 (similar to Saccharomyces cerevisiae YDR111C and YLR089C; ancestral locus Anc_8.263) — MSSIAVTQRCYMRSTSVGLISRASAMPHTITTTLQGRSGLGRSYMNIKRARSTSSTAAGLHHIYHKKCHQDFYPAESLTVRDLNENVLKAKYAVRGSIPMRAEELQEQLKRDPSSLPFDKIVNANIGNPQQLNQKPLSFYRQVLSILQYPEVLEQGEEELISKGVFKRDAIERAKRILRDVGGSVGAYSSSQGVYGIRKTVADFITERDSGEPAYPEDIFLTAGASAAVSYLLSILCRGQETGVLIPIPQYPLYTATLALNNSHVLPYYLDEESGWSTNTAEIEGVVTESIESGIRPSVLVVINPGNPTGSVLSVEAIEKIFQVAAKYGIVVIADEVYQENIFAGSEFHSMKKVLRQLQKEHPGIYDNVQLVSLHSTSKGVSGECGQRGGYMELTGFTHEIRQVVLKLASISLCPVVTGQALVDLMVCPPKPGDESYEQDRKEREMIHEELDHRAGLLHDTFNSLEGIECQKPRGAMYLFPQIKLPYKAIQAAQHLEKTPDEFYCQKLLEATGICTVPGSGFGQEPGTYHLRTTFLAPGTEWIKKWEDFHKKFYDQYRD; from the coding sequence ATGTCTTCCATTGCAGTGACCCAACGTTGTTACATGCGGTCTACCTCCGTTGGACTAATTTCTAGAGCTTCTGCTATGCCACATACCATTACGACCACCCTGCAAGGTCGCAGCGGCCTTGGTCGTTCCTATATGAATATTAAACGGGCTAGATCCACTAGTTCCACTGCTGCTGGGTTGCATCATATTTACCATAAAAAATGCCATCAGGATTTCTATCCAGCAGAGAGTTTAACTGTGCGAGACTTGAATGAGAACGTGTTGAAGGCTAAATATGCCGTCAGAGGGTCCATTCCTATGAGAGCAGAAGAACTAcaggaacaattgaaaCGTGATCCATCGAGTCTGCCTTTTGATAAGATTGTCAATGCTAACATCGGTAATCCACAGCAGTTAAATCAGAAACCACTGAGTTTTTACAGACAGGTGCTGTCGATACTTCAGTATCCAGAAGTTCTTGAgcaaggtgaagaagaattgatttCTAAGGGCGTTTTCAAGAGGGATGCCATTGAACGTGCTAAGAGGATTTTGAGAGACGTTGGAGGGTCTGTTGGGGCTTACTCTAGTTCCCAGGGTGTCTATGGAATTAGAAAGACAGTCGCTGATTTTATTACAGAAAGAGACAGTGGGGAACCAGCTTACCCAGAAGATATCTTCTTGACTGCAGGTGCTTCTGCAGCTGTCTCGTATTTGTTATCCATTCTTTGTAGAGGTCAAGAGACGGGTGTACTGATTCCAATCCCACAATATCCGCTTTACACTGCTACTCTAGCACTTAACAACTCGCATGTACTACCTTACtatttggatgaagagtCTGGTTGGTCCACTAATACCGCAGAGATTGAAGGTGTTGTAACCGAATCCATCGAAAGTGGAATTCGCCCATCGGTGCTTGTCGTGATAAACCCTGGTAATCCAACCGGTTCGGTGCTTTCTGTTGAAGCCATAGAGAAGATATTCCAAGTTGCTGCCAAATACGGTATCGTGGTGATTGCAGATGAAGTTTACCAGGAGAATATCTTTGCTGGATCTGAGTTCCATTCCATGAAAAAGGTCCTGAGACAATTACAAAAGGAACATCCTGGTATTTACGATAACGTTCAATTGGTATCGCTGCATTCCACCTCCAAGGGTGTTTCCGGTGAGTGTGGTCAAAGAGGTGGTTACATGGAACTAACAGGTTTCACGCATGAAATTAGACAAGTGGTATTGAAATTGGCTTCCATCTCGCTATGTCCAGTGGTCACTGGCCAAGCTTTGGTAGATCTAATGGTATGTCCTCCAAAACCGGGCGATGAGTCTTACGAACAAGACAGGAAGGAGCGCGAGATGATTCACGAAGAATTGGATCATAGAGCTGGTCTGTTGCATGATACTTTCAACTCATTGGAGGGTATCGAATGTCAAAAACCAAGAGGTGCTATGTACCTCTTCCCACAAATCAAATTGCCTTATAAAGCAATTCAAGCCGCTCAGCATTTAGAAAAGACTCCGGACGAGTTTTACTGTCAAAAGCTATTGGAAGCTACGGGTATTTGCACGGTTCCAGGTTCTGGTTTTGGTCAAGAACCAGGTACTTACCACTTGAGAACCACTTTCTTGGCTCCAGGAACTGAATGGATTAAGAAATGGGAGGATTTCCATAAGAAATTCTACGACCAGTATCGTGACTGA